From Solwaraspora sp. WMMD1047, the proteins below share one genomic window:
- a CDS encoding DUF6338 family protein, with product MIPSTPLGVALLLMLIAPGLAYVLRRERAVPTGPRTAFREAFQVIFVSVASLTTVGLLATLLRAIAPDRTLNVRGLIQAPGPFARDHHVQLAWWSFGLLAAATVLAWVMADPRIGRLARRLGGRRPIRWLTGAGNEDITEVSAWWRVFEELKPVGTGITTVGVLLDDGSYVQGSLVSSTAGGLDYDKRELVLTAPLVYVTSDGGHHVLPAQMVVIAGRNINRLDVTHLPTEISDHGSDQSEPNGTGTRAGR from the coding sequence ATGATCCCGTCCACACCGTTGGGTGTGGCGCTGCTGCTGATGCTGATCGCTCCCGGACTCGCCTACGTTCTGCGTCGCGAGAGGGCCGTACCGACGGGGCCCCGGACGGCGTTCCGGGAGGCGTTTCAGGTCATCTTTGTCAGCGTCGCCAGCCTGACGACCGTTGGTCTGCTGGCGACGCTGCTGCGTGCCATTGCCCCAGATCGCACCCTCAACGTGCGCGGCCTGATCCAGGCACCCGGGCCGTTCGCCCGCGACCACCACGTGCAACTCGCGTGGTGGTCCTTCGGGTTGCTTGCCGCTGCCACCGTGCTCGCGTGGGTCATGGCCGATCCGCGGATAGGCCGCTTGGCGCGACGGCTAGGCGGGCGGCGTCCCATCCGGTGGTTGACCGGTGCGGGCAATGAGGACATCACCGAAGTATCGGCGTGGTGGCGCGTCTTCGAGGAGTTGAAACCGGTTGGAACAGGGATCACTACCGTCGGCGTCCTCCTAGACGATGGCTCGTACGTCCAGGGCAGCTTGGTGTCCTCCACTGCTGGCGGCCTCGACTACGACAAGCGGGAGCTTGTTCTGACCGCACCGCTGGTCTACGTGACGTCGGACGGTGGTCACCACGTTCTGCCCGCCCAGATGGTGGTGATCGCAGGGCGCAACATTAACCGGCTCGACGTAACACACCTTCCCACCGAGATTTCCGATCACGGATCGGACCAGTCGGAACCGAATGGAACCGGAACGCGGGCAGGTCGCTGA
- a CDS encoding DivIVA domain-containing protein — protein sequence MANPASSGPPRVGRRSPNGGAYYRSVRHEPISPGQVRDRRFPEHIRHGCDPGEVRAFLHLVADELAALRAELATTRDENLRIKQALREWQSQFRPGAAA from the coding sequence ATCGCGAACCCAGCCAGCAGCGGCCCGCCCCGCGTGGGCCGCCGCAGCCCGAACGGCGGCGCGTACTACCGCAGCGTGCGGCACGAGCCGATCAGCCCCGGCCAGGTGCGCGACCGCCGCTTCCCGGAGCACATCCGGCACGGCTGCGACCCGGGGGAGGTGCGCGCCTTCCTGCACCTGGTAGCCGACGAACTCGCCGCACTCCGCGCCGAGCTGGCCACCACCCGAGACGAGAACCTGCGGATCAAGCAGGCGCTACGCGAGTGGCAGTCCCAGTTCCGACCAGGGGCGGCGGCATGA
- a CDS encoding RICIN domain-containing protein has protein sequence MIVEQLSRRQGSPQAPHHSTRPARQVGVIFTTLAMSRLARLGAALALAASFFVVQAGSPAQAAGVFAQLRTAGGLCIQPTTAASGAPLVTATCGTSTLQNWWPMRKSGTRYAWVNQGSGGCIYLNTNSAWNGAPIVNAVGGNSCNVSNAEWDTHTSNLQVITKMESRVANRNTGFCLNSPGYGSPGDRLILWTCSPWANQTFFWVG, from the coding sequence ATGATCGTCGAACAGCTATCCCGGCGGCAAGGGTCACCGCAGGCACCGCACCATTCGACCCGACCGGCAAGGCAGGTGGGTGTCATCTTCACGACGCTCGCCATGTCGAGACTGGCGAGGTTGGGTGCGGCGCTGGCGCTTGCCGCATCCTTCTTCGTGGTCCAGGCCGGCTCACCGGCGCAGGCGGCGGGAGTCTTCGCACAGCTCAGAACCGCGGGGGGCCTCTGCATCCAGCCGACCACGGCCGCGAGCGGTGCACCGCTGGTCACCGCGACCTGTGGTACGTCCACTCTCCAGAACTGGTGGCCGATGCGGAAGAGCGGCACCCGCTACGCATGGGTGAACCAGGGATCGGGCGGATGCATCTACCTCAACACCAATTCGGCGTGGAACGGGGCGCCGATCGTGAACGCCGTCGGCGGCAACTCCTGCAATGTCAGCAACGCAGAGTGGGACACGCACACGAGCAACCTCCAGGTGATCACCAAGATGGAGAGCCGGGTCGCCAACAGGAACACCGGGTTCTGCCTCAACAGCCCCGGCTATGGATCGCCGGGCGACCGGCTGATCCTCTGGACGTGCAGTCCCTGGGCCAACCAGACCTTCTTCTGGGTGGGCTGA
- a CDS encoding NUDIX hydrolase, which yields MTSSSSGDYTATLPRKRMGSAVLLRNDDGRILLVEPVYKDYWELPGGAVDADESPYDAAVRELEEELGLGIAPGRLLVVDWVPPRTGRTEGVMFIYDGGLLDAARTDEIHLPADELRSWAWSTLIEAQQRLSPLLARRAAAAMEAVSEGVTVYLEDGNRIV from the coding sequence GTGACCTCCTCATCGTCTGGCGACTACACGGCCACGTTGCCGCGCAAGCGGATGGGCTCCGCCGTGCTTCTGCGCAACGACGACGGTAGAATTCTGCTGGTCGAGCCGGTGTACAAGGACTACTGGGAGCTGCCCGGCGGCGCGGTGGACGCAGACGAGTCGCCGTACGACGCCGCAGTGCGCGAGTTGGAGGAAGAACTCGGCCTGGGGATCGCCCCCGGCCGGCTGCTGGTGGTGGACTGGGTGCCGCCGCGTACCGGCCGTACGGAAGGGGTCATGTTCATCTATGACGGCGGGCTCCTGGACGCGGCCCGGACCGACGAGATCCACCTGCCCGCTGACGAACTGCGGAGTTGGGCGTGGTCAACGCTGATCGAGGCACAGCAGCGGCTCTCACCGCTGCTGGCTCGACGGGCCGCCGCCGCGATGGAAGCGGTCTCCGAGGGCGTAACCGTCTACCTGGAAGACGGCAACCGCATCGTTTGA
- a CDS encoding alpha/beta hydrolase, with the protein MRFTSEQRLDDGVLEREFTLGEIPGILWTPVSGSAPAPLILLGHPGGLRRMYLRLAARARHAVAEGFAAATIELPGGGDRPRFAAVEEARADLQRALAAGEPVADEIVDRLVLPLVDKAVPECRAALDALLALPEVGGPVGYSGGVIAIGVRLAVVEPRISAALLFAGSFVPRIMFEEARQVSIPLLVLLQWDDEGNDRQLALDLFDAFGSREKTLHANMGGHTGVPQFEGDDTSRFFARHLT; encoded by the coding sequence ATGCGATTCACTTCTGAGCAGCGCCTCGACGACGGTGTCCTGGAGCGCGAGTTCACTCTCGGTGAGATCCCCGGCATCCTGTGGACTCCCGTGTCCGGGTCCGCGCCGGCCCCGCTGATCCTGCTCGGCCACCCGGGCGGACTGCGTCGGATGTACCTCCGGCTGGCAGCTCGGGCCCGGCACGCCGTGGCCGAAGGCTTCGCAGCGGCCACCATCGAACTTCCGGGCGGCGGAGACCGACCCCGCTTCGCCGCCGTCGAGGAGGCCCGCGCGGACCTGCAGCGGGCGCTGGCGGCCGGCGAGCCGGTGGCCGACGAGATCGTTGACCGGCTCGTCCTCCCGCTGGTCGACAAGGCGGTGCCGGAGTGTCGGGCTGCCCTGGACGCTCTCCTCGCGCTTCCCGAGGTGGGTGGCCCGGTCGGCTACTCGGGAGGGGTGATCGCCATCGGTGTCCGGCTGGCGGTGGTCGAGCCGCGCATCTCGGCCGCTCTTCTCTTCGCCGGCAGTTTCGTACCCCGGATCATGTTCGAGGAGGCCCGGCAGGTCTCCATTCCGCTGCTGGTCCTGCTGCAGTGGGACGACGAGGGAAACGATCGGCAGCTGGCCCTGGACCTGTTCGACGCCTTCGGCTCCAGGGAGAAGACGCTGCACGCCAACATGGGCGGACACACCGGCGTCCCGCAGTTCGAGGGGGACGACACGAGCCGGTTCTTCGCCCGACACCTGACGTGA
- a CDS encoding restriction endonuclease encodes MERIAVEDYRIVVIADGVTDSVRNNNKGHLYERFIALLLREYGYDTPGEKHMNPTSEGIELDVEVSNSFTGRTAVVECKAYSTNVSAQALTSFYGKLKMEQEVNPDVEGYLFVLPRLVKPGHEKAKAAQERNPMFHYYDAQQVVEFLVDRGLVRPAHLVLPSDVVPSDPVIVITEDGLYSCATVLDPYSRRPEYILVWGRYPDSVVPETAKRLIETSEYGNGLGVRPIDDNHVFSPTRSSSDFPRPVVVTVRGSSEDFEYEFPASPEFFVGRRNTVSEMTRILEAGKGSLVLNAPSGSGKSSLALKLKDMLEERGGFGIVIDSRTASSPLFVTEALRIAAQRAEEAGLIVLPADSSWASLQSATATIDRATWNRRQPLMIFFDQFENVFQDVPTTREFRDLTFVAQELMRPVLLGFAWKTDIVGWTESHPFHLRDEIREKSVKVTLSPMGARDIDGLLRRLRKRLGQDIIRELSQRLREYSQGLPWLFKKFAGHVIREIEERGTTQEQLVSEAINIQSLFESELSLLNPTEQDALRYVASNAPVSALEVTERYGSAVITSLLHAKRLLVAVDEKLDTYSDIFRDFLKFGRVSIQDSYTIGLNPQAVAPVVVEVMKAGGDLAIADVATAVGATTGSIVNTSRTLRLLGISVFEPNRIRLAQAIVGSVDQEAVLRRTVADAMKQHKAYSTFLRLAERHSDGIDIPLFASELAQAYPAIDKRSERTWATYARAFALWFEYAGIAQLDNHNLRLPSEDHAGKGTLLMTSRLRAIRVESINGGPGPSLRLLELASRRAVKVDELSRGQQRAARNLRVLGLVQEQHRDVLLPAPDVFVEGKLAGPALLRGLLTLPGGPRAVSLLEGDPTVDNLSLGRALIEGPPARLKDSTIELNGKHFRSWARQAGVSIARARAVDTVPTPDVSERDSLF; translated from the coding sequence ATGGAGCGCATCGCGGTGGAGGACTACCGAATCGTCGTAATAGCTGACGGCGTGACGGACTCCGTCAGAAATAACAACAAAGGCCACTTATACGAGCGTTTTATCGCGCTTCTTCTCCGCGAATACGGATACGACACCCCAGGCGAGAAACACATGAATCCAACGTCTGAGGGAATTGAGCTAGACGTCGAGGTTTCCAACTCGTTCACGGGACGTACCGCGGTCGTAGAATGCAAGGCGTACAGCACGAATGTGTCAGCCCAGGCCCTTACGTCCTTCTACGGCAAGCTCAAGATGGAGCAAGAGGTCAATCCTGATGTCGAGGGCTATCTGTTTGTGTTGCCCCGGCTTGTTAAGCCAGGGCACGAAAAGGCAAAGGCTGCGCAAGAGCGCAATCCAATGTTCCACTACTACGACGCGCAGCAGGTAGTGGAGTTCTTGGTGGATCGCGGTCTAGTGCGGCCAGCTCACCTAGTCCTGCCGTCGGATGTTGTCCCGAGTGATCCAGTAATCGTCATCACTGAGGACGGCCTCTACTCGTGTGCCACAGTATTGGATCCATATTCCAGGCGACCAGAATATATTCTGGTCTGGGGGCGCTATCCGGATTCGGTTGTGCCTGAAACGGCTAAGCGCCTGATTGAGACTTCGGAGTATGGAAATGGGCTCGGAGTCCGTCCCATCGACGATAATCACGTATTCAGTCCCACTCGTTCGTCGTCAGATTTTCCTCGACCTGTTGTAGTTACGGTACGCGGCAGTTCCGAAGATTTCGAGTACGAGTTCCCGGCGTCTCCCGAGTTCTTCGTCGGCAGGCGCAATACGGTTTCAGAAATGACTAGGATACTAGAGGCAGGCAAGGGTTCTCTTGTTCTCAACGCCCCATCCGGATCGGGGAAGAGTTCCCTCGCCCTAAAGCTGAAGGATATGCTGGAAGAACGCGGAGGCTTCGGCATTGTCATCGATAGCAGGACTGCGTCGTCGCCGTTATTCGTTACAGAGGCACTTCGAATTGCCGCGCAGAGAGCGGAGGAGGCAGGACTCATAGTCCTTCCGGCGGACAGCTCTTGGGCTAGCCTTCAGAGCGCCACGGCAACGATTGATCGGGCAACGTGGAACCGCCGACAGCCCTTGATGATTTTCTTTGATCAGTTTGAGAATGTCTTCCAGGATGTACCGACAACGCGGGAGTTCCGCGACCTAACCTTCGTTGCCCAAGAGTTGATGCGTCCGGTCTTACTGGGCTTTGCATGGAAAACTGACATTGTAGGATGGACTGAATCTCACCCTTTCCATCTTCGCGATGAAATTCGCGAGAAAAGCGTAAAGGTCACGCTCAGTCCCATGGGCGCTAGAGACATTGATGGCCTTCTTCGGCGACTTCGGAAGCGGCTTGGTCAAGACATCATCCGCGAGCTGAGTCAACGTCTACGCGAGTACTCGCAAGGGCTCCCTTGGCTCTTTAAGAAGTTCGCGGGGCACGTGATCCGGGAAATCGAGGAGCGAGGTACGACTCAGGAACAACTAGTTAGCGAAGCGATCAACATCCAGAGCCTATTCGAGTCGGAGTTGAGCCTTCTGAACCCGACGGAGCAGGATGCCCTTCGTTATGTCGCATCGAATGCACCCGTCTCGGCCCTCGAAGTGACGGAGCGGTATGGCAGTGCGGTCATAACCTCTCTACTTCACGCCAAGCGTCTTCTGGTGGCAGTAGATGAAAAGCTTGATACGTATTCCGACATCTTTCGAGACTTCTTAAAGTTTGGTAGAGTTTCGATTCAGGACTCGTACACGATCGGCCTCAATCCTCAAGCGGTCGCCCCTGTCGTCGTGGAAGTCATGAAGGCGGGCGGAGACCTCGCAATTGCGGATGTTGCGACTGCGGTCGGGGCTACCACTGGAAGCATTGTCAATACATCGCGGACGCTTCGCCTCTTAGGAATTAGTGTATTTGAGCCAAACAGGATCCGTCTGGCTCAGGCTATTGTCGGCTCCGTCGACCAAGAAGCGGTACTGCGGAGAACCGTCGCTGATGCCATGAAACAGCACAAGGCATATTCTACGTTCCTGAGGCTGGCGGAGCGGCATTCAGACGGAATCGATATCCCACTGTTTGCAAGTGAATTGGCTCAAGCATATCCGGCAATCGACAAGCGGAGCGAAAGAACCTGGGCAACGTACGCCAGAGCGTTCGCTCTTTGGTTCGAATATGCGGGAATCGCTCAACTGGACAATCACAACTTAAGACTCCCGTCAGAGGACCACGCCGGCAAGGGTACCTTGTTGATGACCTCTCGACTTCGGGCTATTCGCGTCGAGTCAATTAATGGTGGACCTGGTCCATCCTTGCGGCTGTTGGAGCTGGCTAGCAGGCGCGCCGTGAAGGTGGACGAACTCAGTCGTGGCCAGCAGCGTGCTGCGCGCAATCTGCGTGTATTAGGACTCGTGCAGGAACAACACAGGGACGTCCTGCTTCCTGCGCCTGACGTATTTGTTGAAGGTAAGCTGGCTGGACCTGCGCTCCTGCGCGGACTTCTGACCTTGCCTGGTGGTCCAAGAGCCGTGAGCCTCCTTGAAGGAGATCCTACCGTCGACAATCTATCGCTTGGGCGAGCGCTCATAGAAGGGCCTCCGGCAAGACTAAAGGACAGCACGATTGAACTGAATGGTAAACATTTTCGTAGCTGGGCGAGACAAGCAGGTGTGTCAATCGCGAGAGCTCGGGCTGTAGACACTGTACCTACCCCAGACGTAAGCGAGCGCGACTCACTGTTTTAA
- a CDS encoding BTAD domain-containing putative transcriptional regulator, protein MLRLLGLVEGWDPAGSTPDSPRQRLVLAALAVDAGRPVPVDVLVDRVWGTSPPPRARRTLQAYVARTRRALAVVDVGDDRVHIEGRSGTYALAIDPERVDLHRFRRLVGQAVDPACRSARRVDLLRAAVRLWRGPALAGLDGQWADRMRESWQQERIAATVAWADAELAAGEPERAFRSVADLAADHPLVESLAGALMRLHAQAGRMAEALQCYQDVRERLVDELGVDPGPQLQEMHRAVLRGELSARPVSGSNGSSSVAADDESAPAQLPLDLAAFAGRHDEIAFLDALLDAEGDPATTVVVLSGTAGVGKSALAVHWAHRVAKRFPDGQLFINLRGFDPSSAAVTAAQAIREFLEAYGVAARRIPDSPAAQAALYRSVLAGRRVLVVLDNARDVEHVRPLMPGTSGCVVLVTSREQLLPLAVAEGARLLTLDLLPPADARALLVRRLGAHRVQQEPVAVGEIVARCARLPLALAITAAHAATRPAVTLAALAAELRGAAGALDPFADGDPTIDIRAVFSSSYRTLSEPAARLFRLLGAHAGPTIAAPAAASLTGLPLSRVRAHLAELCRAHLLTEQSPGRYAFHDLLRAYAAEQASDRTDQRQALHRLLDHYLHTGHLAADALHPPFSTIRLAPAQTGVTTDEVADAQAAQAWFDAELPVLLVAAGQAAQHGFARHAWQLAWVVTRPLDRIGRWQDLTAVHDIAVAAARAADDRDGLAHAQRGLGWAHFRLGRLDDAVQLLTLSGDLFAEVGDPSGLAHVHLNLSQVLERDGRLKEALIHSEQALDLFESAGHRAGQAYLRNVVGWKHALLGDHEQALVLCRQAVAELQDAGDQQGEADAWDSLGYAHHHLGAHQQATACYQRALALFAITHDRYGRAATLANLADTYEAADDPDAARAAWQEALTLLTDLDHPDADRARERLHLLTRPVLERGSKVQAHMPCRT, encoded by the coding sequence ATGTTGCGGCTGTTGGGCCTGGTCGAAGGATGGGATCCGGCGGGATCGACGCCGGACTCACCACGGCAGCGGCTGGTGCTCGCCGCGCTGGCCGTCGATGCCGGGCGGCCCGTACCGGTGGATGTCCTCGTCGACCGGGTGTGGGGCACGAGTCCCCCGCCGCGGGCGCGGCGGACCTTGCAGGCGTACGTCGCTCGCACCCGGAGGGCGCTCGCCGTCGTGGACGTCGGCGACGACCGGGTGCACATCGAGGGCCGCTCCGGCACCTACGCGCTGGCGATCGATCCCGAGCGGGTGGATCTGCACCGGTTCCGCCGGCTGGTCGGTCAGGCGGTTGATCCGGCGTGCCGTTCCGCCCGGCGGGTCGACCTGCTCCGGGCAGCGGTGCGGCTGTGGCGCGGGCCGGCGCTGGCCGGGCTGGACGGCCAGTGGGCCGACCGGATGCGCGAATCGTGGCAGCAGGAGCGAATCGCTGCCACGGTGGCCTGGGCTGATGCCGAGCTCGCGGCCGGAGAACCGGAGCGTGCCTTCCGCTCGGTAGCCGACCTCGCCGCCGATCATCCGCTCGTGGAGTCGTTGGCCGGGGCGTTGATGCGGCTCCATGCCCAGGCCGGTCGGATGGCCGAGGCGCTGCAGTGCTATCAGGATGTCCGGGAGCGGCTGGTCGACGAGCTCGGGGTGGATCCGGGTCCCCAGTTGCAGGAGATGCACCGGGCCGTGCTTCGGGGCGAGTTGTCCGCCAGGCCGGTTTCCGGGTCGAACGGATCGTCGTCGGTGGCCGCCGACGATGAGTCCGCGCCCGCTCAGCTTCCGCTCGATCTCGCGGCGTTCGCGGGGCGCCACGACGAGATCGCCTTTCTTGACGCGCTACTGGACGCCGAGGGCGACCCGGCCACGACGGTGGTGGTGCTGTCCGGTACCGCCGGGGTCGGCAAGTCGGCGCTCGCTGTGCACTGGGCGCACCGGGTCGCGAAGCGGTTCCCCGACGGGCAGCTCTTCATCAACCTGCGCGGGTTCGACCCGAGCAGCGCGGCGGTGACAGCAGCCCAGGCGATCCGGGAGTTTCTGGAAGCGTACGGCGTCGCGGCCCGGCGGATCCCGGACAGCCCCGCCGCGCAGGCCGCGCTCTACCGCAGCGTCCTGGCCGGCCGGCGGGTGCTTGTGGTACTCGACAACGCCCGCGACGTCGAACACGTCCGGCCGCTGATGCCCGGCACCTCAGGTTGCGTCGTGCTGGTGACAAGTCGCGAGCAGCTCCTGCCGTTGGCGGTCGCCGAAGGGGCCCGGCTGTTGACCCTCGACCTGCTGCCGCCCGCGGACGCGCGGGCCCTGCTCGTCCGCCGGCTCGGCGCCCACCGGGTCCAGCAGGAACCCGTCGCGGTCGGAGAAATCGTCGCCCGCTGCGCCAGGCTGCCGCTCGCGTTGGCCATCACCGCCGCGCACGCCGCGACCCGCCCGGCCGTCACCCTCGCCGCGCTGGCGGCCGAACTCCGCGGCGCGGCCGGCGCCCTGGACCCGTTCGCGGACGGCGACCCGACGATCGACATCCGCGCCGTCTTCTCCTCGTCCTACCGCACACTGAGCGAGCCGGCCGCCCGCCTGTTCCGGTTGTTGGGGGCGCACGCCGGCCCGACTATCGCCGCACCCGCCGCGGCCAGCCTCACCGGCCTGCCACTGTCGCGGGTACGTGCCCACCTGGCCGAACTCTGCCGCGCGCACCTGCTGACCGAGCAGTCCCCCGGCCGATACGCCTTCCACGACCTGCTTCGGGCGTACGCGGCCGAGCAGGCATCCGACCGGACCGATCAGCGCCAGGCTCTACACCGCCTGCTCGACCACTACCTGCACACCGGACACCTTGCGGCCGACGCGTTGCACCCGCCGTTCAGCACGATCCGCCTCGCCCCGGCTCAGACCGGCGTGACCACCGACGAGGTCGCCGACGCCCAGGCCGCGCAGGCCTGGTTCGACGCCGAACTGCCGGTCCTGCTGGTCGCCGCCGGCCAAGCAGCCCAGCACGGCTTCGCCCGCCACGCCTGGCAACTCGCCTGGGTCGTGACCCGCCCGCTCGACCGGATCGGACGCTGGCAGGACCTGACCGCCGTCCATGACATCGCGGTGGCCGCGGCGCGGGCCGCCGACGACCGCGACGGGCTGGCGCACGCCCAGCGCGGCCTCGGCTGGGCGCATTTCCGTCTCGGCCGGCTCGACGACGCCGTCCAGCTGCTCACCCTGTCCGGCGACCTGTTCGCCGAGGTGGGTGACCCGAGCGGCCTGGCCCACGTCCACCTCAACCTGAGCCAAGTGCTTGAACGTGACGGCCGGCTCAAGGAGGCGTTGATCCACTCCGAGCAGGCCCTCGACCTGTTCGAGTCCGCCGGTCACCGGGCCGGGCAGGCGTACCTCCGCAACGTCGTCGGCTGGAAACACGCGTTGCTCGGTGACCACGAGCAAGCGCTAGTCCTGTGTCGGCAGGCCGTCGCCGAGTTGCAGGACGCCGGCGACCAGCAGGGCGAGGCGGACGCCTGGGACAGCCTCGGCTACGCCCACCACCACCTCGGCGCACACCAGCAAGCCACCGCCTGCTACCAGCGCGCGCTGGCGCTGTTCGCCATCACCCACGACAGGTACGGCCGGGCGGCCACGCTCGCCAACCTCGCCGACACCTACGAGGCCGCCGACGACCCGGACGCGGCTCGGGCCGCCTGGCAGGAGGCCCTGACCCTGCTGACCGACCTCGACCACCCCGACGCCGACCGGGCCCGCGAGCGTCTGCACCTGCTCACCCGACCGGTGCTAGAGCGCGGTTCGAAGGTTCAGGCCCACATGCCATGCAGAACCTGA
- the fxlM gene encoding methyltransferase, FxLD system, whose translation MGLRSRWARHGPGRSGRKETAMSTNTTGTAPEVLRAQMVERILAGQRLTPAVEAALRQVERHRYVPAAPITDAYNEQAVITHTFPDGAHLSCASGPTIVAGMLDALDVRPGHKIMEIGAGTGYNAALLATLASATGEVTTIDINSDVTAAARRNLDATGYGHVRVITGDGAEGAAEHGPYDRIIVTVGAWDIPHAWWDQLVPGGRLVLPLRWRGTTRAVAFVKRDDHWNSDWVFLCGFVPMLGQPGEQSATIDADRLVTLHYDIDQPIDITALYGVLDRDRLEVWSDASVGGEEPFDRIWLHLSTVHAGTVRIQADQRAVRSGLCTPAIATRSPALVEDGSVAYFTIRRRQESPERWQLGAIGHGPAGEQLAIRVVEQIDAWDRDRAADPHLRAYPTDTPVPSPPAGKLIVKPQIRLYVRYSSAGPALNQGL comes from the coding sequence ATGGGTTTGCGGTCTCGTTGGGCTCGGCATGGCCCTGGACGATCGGGACGGAAGGAAACCGCGATGTCTACCAACACAACCGGCACGGCTCCGGAGGTCCTGCGCGCGCAGATGGTCGAGCGCATTCTCGCCGGTCAGCGGCTCACCCCGGCGGTCGAGGCGGCGCTGCGACAGGTTGAGCGGCACCGATACGTCCCTGCCGCGCCGATCACCGACGCCTACAACGAGCAGGCCGTCATCACCCATACGTTCCCCGACGGCGCCCATCTGAGCTGTGCCTCCGGTCCAACCATCGTCGCCGGAATGCTCGACGCACTCGATGTGCGACCCGGCCACAAGATCATGGAGATCGGCGCCGGCACCGGCTACAACGCCGCACTTCTCGCTACCCTGGCCAGCGCCACCGGCGAGGTCACCACCATCGACATCAACAGCGACGTCACCGCCGCCGCCCGCCGCAACCTCGACGCCACGGGCTACGGCCACGTGCGGGTGATCACCGGCGACGGCGCCGAAGGCGCCGCCGAACACGGCCCGTACGACCGCATCATCGTCACCGTCGGCGCCTGGGACATCCCGCACGCTTGGTGGGACCAGCTCGTTCCCGGCGGCCGGCTGGTCCTGCCGCTGCGCTGGCGCGGCACCACCCGCGCCGTCGCGTTCGTCAAGCGAGACGACCACTGGAACTCCGACTGGGTCTTCCTGTGCGGGTTCGTTCCCATGCTCGGCCAGCCCGGTGAACAGAGCGCCACCATCGACGCCGACCGCCTGGTCACCCTGCACTACGACATAGACCAGCCAATCGACATCACCGCTCTCTACGGCGTCCTCGACCGGGACAGGTTGGAGGTGTGGTCGGATGCCAGCGTCGGCGGCGAGGAGCCCTTCGACCGGATCTGGCTGCACCTGAGCACGGTGCACGCTGGGACGGTCCGGATCCAGGCTGATCAGCGGGCGGTCCGCTCTGGCCTGTGCACGCCGGCCATCGCCACCCGCAGCCCTGCCTTGGTCGAGGACGGCTCGGTGGCCTACTTCACCATCCGCCGCAGGCAGGAGTCGCCGGAACGCTGGCAGCTCGGCGCCATTGGGCACGGCCCAGCAGGCGAGCAACTCGCCATCCGCGTCGTCGAGCAGATCGACGCCTGGGACCGCGACCGCGCTGCCGACCCCCACCTCCGGGCTTACCCGACCGATACGCCCGTTCCCTCCCCACCGGCGGGCAAGCTGATCGTCAAACCGCAAATCCGCTTATACGTGCGCTACTCATCAGCCGGGCCGGCCCTCAATCAGGGTCTGTGA
- a CDS encoding DNA-binding protein yields MVNLVYGHAELGERLRVSRQRLAEITARPDFPEPIDNLKSGRVWLKADIERWIKKHRPNLDRPDEE; encoded by the coding sequence GTGGTCAACCTCGTCTACGGGCACGCTGAGCTCGGCGAACGCCTGCGCGTTTCGCGGCAGCGGTTGGCCGAGATCACCGCTCGGCCGGACTTTCCGGAGCCGATCGACAACCTGAAGTCCGGCCGCGTTTGGTTGAAGGCAGACATCGAACGCTGGATCAAGAAGCACCGCCCCAACTTGGACCGCCCTGACGAGGAGTGA
- a CDS encoding GrpB family protein: MEGAPVTLSPYDPGWAVLFEQERVSLEAALARWLVGPVEHIGSTSVPGLSAKPIIDMMAPVRSLSEAAAAIEVANALGYRNGVHRPEEAHYFFKPETDNWWERTHQLHLTEPTSLLWRRRVAFRDALRRRPDYRSRYEQLKRDLAYAHGADLASYARNKDDFVNEVLGVRDKTEAPPLGTPQRP; this comes from the coding sequence GTGGAGGGCGCACCGGTCACCCTCAGCCCGTACGACCCGGGTTGGGCTGTGCTCTTCGAGCAGGAGCGGGTAAGCCTCGAAGCCGCCTTGGCGCGGTGGCTGGTCGGGCCGGTCGAGCACATCGGCTCCACCTCGGTCCCGGGTCTGTCGGCGAAGCCGATCATCGACATGATGGCTCCGGTGCGCAGCCTGTCAGAGGCGGCGGCCGCCATCGAGGTTGCGAACGCTCTCGGCTACCGCAACGGTGTGCACCGTCCGGAGGAGGCGCACTACTTCTTCAAGCCGGAGACCGACAACTGGTGGGAGCGTACGCACCAGCTTCATCTCACCGAGCCGACCTCCCTGCTCTGGCGGCGACGAGTCGCCTTCCGCGACGCGCTGCGGCGCCGTCCGGACTACCGATCCCGGTACGAGCAACTCAAGCGCGATCTCGCGTACGCGCACGGCGCCGACCTCGCCTCCTACGCGCGCAACAAGGACGACTTCGTCAACGAGGTACTCGGCGTGCGCGACAAGACGGAAGCTCCGCCCCTCGGCACACCCCAGAGGCCGTGA